A region of Marnyiella aurantia DNA encodes the following proteins:
- a CDS encoding DMT family transporter has product MKNSALFRLHIIVFLWGFTAILGKLITAEAQVLTFFRMGIAALFLFIYIRFIRKDNLNVSRKLLFGLVGVGGFMALHWLCFFHSIKVSNVSIALCCLSLSTLFTSILEPIVFKRKIDISEVMMGIVIVACMAVIFNIELRYKEGIFFGIFTALFGTVFSVFNGKLYGKTSSGNIIFYEILGGFMLISLFYLFSGGMTEITSISIRDLALITLLAGVFTAYPMLESVNLMKYISPFTLVLTVNLEPVYGIILAFFIFGESEQMSPVFYVASFVMITAIVINGILKSRKAKKNLNYENT; this is encoded by the coding sequence ATGAAAAACTCTGCGCTTTTCCGCCTCCACATTATCGTATTTCTATGGGGGTTTACGGCCATTCTGGGTAAACTTATAACAGCCGAAGCTCAGGTCCTCACTTTTTTCAGGATGGGAATCGCGGCCCTGTTTCTGTTTATTTACATCCGCTTTATACGGAAGGACAATCTGAACGTTTCCCGTAAACTGCTTTTTGGTCTCGTGGGCGTGGGTGGCTTCATGGCGCTCCACTGGCTGTGCTTTTTCCACTCAATAAAGGTCTCAAACGTGTCCATCGCGTTATGCTGCCTGTCGCTTTCCACCCTATTCACCTCTATCCTGGAACCTATTGTTTTTAAAAGGAAAATAGATATTTCGGAAGTGATGATGGGAATTGTGATAGTTGCCTGCATGGCCGTAATCTTTAATATTGAACTTCGGTACAAGGAAGGTATATTCTTCGGCATATTCACTGCGCTTTTCGGTACCGTGTTTTCTGTATTCAACGGAAAGCTATATGGCAAGACCAGTTCTGGCAACATTATTTTCTACGAAATACTGGGCGGATTTATGCTGATCTCACTTTTCTACCTTTTTAGCGGGGGCATGACGGAGATTACATCCATCAGCATCCGTGATCTGGCACTCATCACCCTTCTGGCGGGAGTGTTTACGGCCTATCCAATGCTGGAATCGGTAAACCTGATGAAGTACATTTCACCATTCACCCTTGTATTAACTGTTAATTTAGAACCAGTGTACGGAATTATACTTGCTTTTTTTATCTTTGGTGAATCTGAACAGATGAGTCCGGTGTTTTATGTCGCTTCATTTGTGATGATTACGGCCATCGTGATCAATGGAATATTGAAGTCCCGAAAGGCCAAAAAGAATTTAAACTACGAAAACACATGA
- a CDS encoding putative type IX sorting system protein PorV2, translating to MRKLLYILIFASVCTQAQIIRKYSNEFLNIGAGARGLAMGGAVLSSQDDVYAPMWNPAGLMGVERDWQGAAMHAEYFESIAKYDYIAYAKPLDSKGGVFAVSVVRLGIDNILNTTQLIDSEGNIDYDKITKFSQADYAALVSYAFHPGGNHKLSAGVNAKLVYRNVGKFASGFGFGFDVGALYHADSGWKFGGMLRDATTTVNFWNVDQAELSTIVNGEEFNPAPTDKMEITMPKLNVGASKNFEVSQNISILPEAGLNIDFAKTAALVSTDFASITPYAGAEMNYNDLVFVRLGVNRFQSITDIEDLKRKVSFQPSAGIGIKYRGLTLDYAITNSGIGGSNFFSNFFSLKFDMGEFRN from the coding sequence ATGAGGAAATTACTCTATATACTCATTTTTGCATCTGTTTGCACTCAGGCGCAGATTATCAGGAAGTACTCTAACGAATTCCTGAACATTGGCGCGGGCGCAAGGGGTCTGGCTATGGGTGGTGCTGTATTAAGCAGCCAGGATGATGTGTATGCGCCGATGTGGAATCCCGCAGGACTGATGGGTGTGGAACGTGACTGGCAGGGCGCAGCCATGCACGCTGAGTATTTTGAAAGCATTGCCAAGTATGATTATATCGCTTATGCAAAACCTCTGGACAGCAAAGGCGGCGTTTTTGCCGTTTCGGTAGTGCGCTTAGGTATTGACAATATACTGAACACCACACAACTGATAGACAGTGAAGGCAATATTGACTATGACAAAATCACCAAATTTTCGCAGGCCGATTATGCCGCGTTAGTTTCTTATGCCTTTCATCCGGGAGGTAACCATAAACTTTCGGCTGGGGTAAATGCGAAACTTGTATACAGAAATGTAGGTAAATTTGCGAGCGGATTTGGTTTCGGGTTTGATGTGGGCGCCCTTTATCATGCAGACAGCGGATGGAAGTTCGGTGGGATGCTTCGTGATGCTACCACCACAGTAAACTTCTGGAATGTGGATCAGGCAGAACTATCCACCATCGTAAACGGCGAGGAATTTAACCCTGCACCTACCGACAAAATGGAGATTACAATGCCCAAACTGAACGTTGGCGCCAGTAAGAACTTTGAAGTGAGCCAAAATATCTCCATCCTTCCGGAAGCAGGTTTGAATATTGATTTCGCCAAAACAGCTGCACTGGTCTCTACAGATTTTGCCAGCATCACACCGTATGCCGGTGCCGAGATGAATTACAATGACCTGGTTTTCGTAAGACTGGGAGTAAACAGATTCCAGTCCATTACCGATATTGAGGACCTGAAACGTAAAGTTTCATTTCAGCCCAGCGCCGGTATAGGAATAAAATACCGCGGGCTGACCTTAGATTATGCCATCACCAATTCCGGAATCGGCGGCAGCAACTTCTTCTCCAACTTCTTCTCGCTGAAATTCGACATGGGAGAATTCCGGAACTAA
- the ygiD gene encoding 4,5-DOPA-extradiol-dioxygenase, with amino-acid sequence MNLNDLTNISAHFPNSPKMPVLFLGHGSPMNAIEENQFVQGFRNISHEIPTPNAILCISAHWFTNGTKVTAMDMPPTIHDFGGFPDELFAVQYPAAGSPELAKQTTSLLLPAEVQEDHSWGLDHGAWSVIRHLYPAADIPVVQMSIDYTKPPEYHFDLASRLQKLREKGILIIGSGNIVHNLRLIDWQNINTVGAGWDWAIEAREMTNNWILDGNFRNLIEYQRHGTALQAAIPSPDHYLPLIYSLGLKNKSDDISLFNDELIGGSLSMTSVRIG; translated from the coding sequence ATGAATTTGAATGATTTAACAAATATTTCAGCCCATTTCCCAAACAGCCCAAAAATGCCGGTGCTTTTTCTGGGGCATGGCTCACCTATGAACGCGATCGAGGAGAATCAGTTTGTGCAGGGTTTCAGGAATATTTCCCACGAGATTCCGACGCCAAATGCCATACTGTGTATTTCGGCGCATTGGTTTACAAACGGAACAAAGGTTACAGCCATGGACATGCCGCCAACCATCCATGATTTCGGCGGCTTCCCCGATGAGCTTTTTGCAGTTCAGTATCCGGCAGCGGGAAGTCCGGAACTGGCTAAGCAAACAACCTCACTGCTTTTGCCGGCTGAGGTTCAGGAAGATCACAGTTGGGGACTGGACCATGGTGCGTGGTCGGTAATACGCCATCTTTATCCTGCGGCAGATATTCCCGTGGTGCAAATGAGTATAGACTATACCAAACCTCCTGAATATCATTTTGACCTTGCCTCCAGGCTTCAGAAATTGAGGGAGAAAGGTATTCTGATTATAGGCAGCGGTAATATCGTTCATAACCTGCGGCTTATTGACTGGCAGAACATCAATACGGTAGGTGCCGGTTGGGATTGGGCCATTGAAGCACGTGAAATGACCAATAACTGGATTCTGGACGGAAATTTCCGTAACCTGATTGAATATCAAAGACATGGAACGGCCCTCCAGGCTGCCATACCTTCACCGGATCACTATTTACCACTTATTTATTCCTTAGGTTTGAAGAATAAATCGGATGATATTTCCCTGTTCAACGATGAACTGATTGGCGGGAGCCTGAGTATGACCAGCGTAAGAATTGGTTGA
- a CDS encoding YceI family protein: MATKWNLDPTHSEITFRVKHLMISNVKGSFKSFTAEMEAEDDTFRNAKVTATIQTDSIDTNNADRDTHLKSEEFFNAEVNPTITFESDALNDEITGNLTVNGVTKPVKLDVDFGGINADPWGNTKAGFSFEGKIKRSDFGLNWNAALEAGGVMVSDEVKIAGELQFVKA; the protein is encoded by the coding sequence ATGGCAACAAAATGGAACTTAGACCCAACGCACAGTGAAATTACTTTTCGTGTAAAGCACTTAATGATCTCCAATGTGAAAGGATCATTTAAATCCTTCACGGCAGAAATGGAAGCGGAAGATGATACTTTCCGCAATGCAAAAGTTACTGCAACGATCCAGACCGATTCTATCGATACTAATAATGCAGACCGCGACACCCATCTGAAAAGCGAGGAGTTCTTCAACGCTGAGGTAAACCCAACAATTACCTTTGAAAGCGATGCACTCAACGATGAGATCACCGGCAACCTGACAGTGAACGGCGTTACAAAACCTGTAAAACTGGATGTGGACTTCGGTGGGATTAACGCAGACCCATGGGGCAATACAAAAGCTGGTTTTTCATTCGAAGGAAAAATAAAAAGAAGTGATTTCGGACTGAACTGGAACGCTGCGCTGGAAGCAGGCGGAGTAATGGTGTCTGACGAAGTGAAGATTGCAGGCGAACTGCAGTTTGTAAAAGCATAA
- a CDS encoding phosphatase PAP2 family protein: MSESVYLGLLLFTLNTVQAQYTDSLQTQRHQVEFKYKRLYLPAGLMTAGIVLDTSRKESIKNEVVEERNEHLFSFQNHIDDYAQFAPLAAVYGFELAGMDARTDWKNRTAILLKGQLLNLGMVYILKTSLKKIRPDGTAYSFPSGHTANAFAGATILSIEYGERYQWVPYASYSLATGIGAMRMANNKHYISDVIFAAGLGILSMKVAYWTHQYRWNKVQASSDPMQMIYTTAALTKP; the protein is encoded by the coding sequence ATGAGCGAAAGTGTTTATTTAGGCCTACTCCTTTTTACCTTAAATACGGTTCAGGCCCAGTATACAGACAGCCTTCAGACGCAAAGGCATCAGGTAGAATTCAAATATAAAAGACTTTACCTTCCCGCAGGATTGATGACTGCCGGTATTGTACTGGATACCAGCAGAAAGGAATCGATAAAAAATGAAGTGGTTGAAGAAAGAAATGAACATCTTTTCTCTTTTCAAAATCATATAGACGATTATGCGCAATTTGCGCCTTTGGCAGCAGTCTATGGTTTTGAACTGGCAGGAATGGATGCACGCACCGACTGGAAAAACCGTACTGCCATCCTGCTGAAAGGTCAGTTGCTGAACCTGGGCATGGTGTATATCCTTAAAACTTCACTAAAAAAAATCCGGCCGGACGGCACCGCCTACTCCTTTCCCTCGGGACATACCGCCAATGCCTTTGCCGGCGCCACTATCCTCAGCATTGAATATGGCGAGCGGTACCAATGGGTTCCATACGCTTCATATAGCCTTGCAACGGGCATAGGGGCCATGCGGATGGCTAACAATAAACATTATATCTCAGATGTTATTTTTGCCGCCGGACTCGGTATCCTCTCGATGAAAGTTGCTTACTGGACACATCAGTACAGGTGGAACAAGGTGCAAGCCTCTTCAGACCCCATGCAAATGATCTATACAACCGCCGCATTAACAAAGCCTTAA
- a CDS encoding S9 family peptidase has translation MKFSKLSLLLIALSSFAFAQNQKFTMSEAVNGLRSNLAVKGISQFSWTDDAKSYIQGSKNAYLITEVQSMKSDTLVSLSRINKNLSAAEQLKSFPMVKFISRNKGYFTKEGKYYWLEQSAGNWKITEWTALEKSAENVTVLSDNKGLVYTVKNNLFLNRNGKTVAITNDADENIVNGQSVHRQEFGISKGIFAAPSNEKIAYYRMDQSMVTDYPVIDWSVTPAQNKNIKYPMAGGTSHQVSLGVYDVKTDRKIFLDVDGDKEQYLTAVTWSPDSKYIFVGVLNRDQNHMKMNQYDAATGKLVKMLFEEKSDKYVEPQHELLFFPNSNTDFIWQSQRTGYNHLFHYNLDKGLVAQLTKGDWLVTDILGFNEKKKEIYFTSTKETPLERHLYRVNWNNFKIQRLDTAEGMHTGVLSKDGTQLYDIYSNAATPRSVNIINTANLKSRNIFTAENPLKNYLRPEIKNVTLTADDGTPLYGKIILPTDFDPAKKYPTIVYLYNGPHLQLVTNSFPASGNLWYEYMAQNGYVVFTMDGRGSSNRGLKFEQAVFRNLGETEMNDQIKGVEYLKSLSYVDAERLGIHGWSFGGFMTTSFMLKHPEIFRAGVAGGPVIDWNMYEIMYTERYMDTPQTNPEGYKQANLLDKVQNLKGKLLMIHGAQDDVVVWQHSVNFLKAAVDHGIQLDYFVYPGHEHNVLGKDRVHLMQKVTDYFDQHLKN, from the coding sequence ATGAAATTTTCAAAATTATCCCTTTTATTAATAGCTCTGAGCAGTTTTGCTTTTGCTCAAAACCAAAAATTCACCATGTCTGAAGCCGTAAACGGGCTTCGGAGCAACCTGGCCGTAAAAGGTATATCCCAATTCTCATGGACAGATGATGCCAAATCCTATATTCAGGGGAGCAAAAATGCTTACTTAATCACCGAAGTACAGAGCATGAAATCGGACACCCTGGTTTCGCTTAGCCGCATCAACAAAAACCTAAGTGCTGCGGAGCAACTGAAAAGTTTTCCGATGGTGAAGTTCATCAGCAGGAATAAAGGTTATTTTACAAAAGAAGGAAAATATTACTGGCTTGAGCAGTCGGCGGGTAACTGGAAGATAACCGAGTGGACTGCCCTGGAAAAAAGTGCTGAAAATGTAACGGTACTTTCAGACAACAAAGGTCTTGTGTACACGGTGAAAAACAACCTGTTCCTGAACCGAAACGGCAAAACAGTCGCCATTACAAATGATGCCGATGAAAATATCGTAAACGGACAGTCTGTGCACCGTCAGGAATTCGGCATCAGCAAAGGAATCTTTGCAGCTCCTTCCAATGAAAAAATTGCCTATTACAGAATGGATCAGAGCATGGTAACTGATTACCCGGTAATTGACTGGTCCGTAACCCCGGCTCAGAATAAGAATATTAAATACCCGATGGCGGGTGGAACATCACATCAGGTTTCACTGGGCGTATACGATGTTAAGACTGACCGGAAGATTTTCCTGGATGTTGATGGCGACAAGGAACAGTATCTTACTGCGGTAACCTGGAGCCCCGATTCAAAATATATTTTCGTTGGCGTACTGAACCGTGACCAAAATCATATGAAGATGAACCAGTATGATGCTGCCACAGGTAAACTGGTAAAGATGCTGTTTGAAGAAAAGTCGGATAAATATGTAGAACCTCAACATGAGCTTCTCTTTTTCCCAAATTCCAATACCGATTTCATCTGGCAGAGTCAAAGAACAGGGTACAACCATCTGTTTCATTACAACCTGGACAAAGGTCTTGTAGCGCAGTTAACAAAGGGAGACTGGCTGGTAACAGACATACTGGGCTTCAACGAAAAGAAAAAGGAAATCTATTTCACCTCTACGAAAGAAACGCCACTGGAAAGACATCTTTACCGGGTAAACTGGAATAATTTCAAGATACAGCGACTGGATACTGCGGAGGGAATGCACACCGGTGTCCTGAGCAAGGACGGAACCCAACTTTACGATATCTACAGCAATGCTGCCACGCCCAGAAGTGTGAACATCATTAATACCGCAAACCTGAAGTCCAGAAACATTTTTACGGCTGAAAACCCGCTGAAAAACTATCTGAGACCCGAAATCAAGAATGTAACCCTAACAGCAGATGACGGCACACCCCTTTATGGAAAAATCATTTTGCCTACCGATTTCGACCCGGCCAAAAAGTATCCGACAATCGTTTATCTGTACAACGGTCCGCACCTGCAGCTGGTGACCAACAGTTTCCCCGCTTCAGGCAACCTTTGGTATGAGTATATGGCTCAGAACGGTTATGTGGTATTTACAATGGATGGCCGCGGCTCATCTAACCGGGGACTTAAATTTGAACAGGCTGTTTTCCGTAACCTGGGAGAAACTGAAATGAATGACCAGATTAAGGGTGTAGAATATCTGAAGTCGCTTTCTTATGTTGATGCAGAGCGTTTGGGAATTCACGGCTGGAGTTTTGGCGGATTTATGACAACAAGTTTTATGCTGAAGCACCCGGAGATCTTCAGGGCAGGTGTTGCCGGAGGTCCGGTTATAGACTGGAACATGTACGAGATTATGTACACAGAGAGATATATGGACACACCACAGACCAATCCTGAAGGTTACAAACAGGCCAACTTACTGGACAAGGTGCAGAATCTTAAGGGAAAACTTCTGATGATTCACGGTGCTCAGGACGATGTAGTTGTTTGGCAGCATTCGGTTAACTTCCTGAAGGCTGCTGTAGACCACGGCATTCAACTGGACTATTTTGTATATCCCGGTCATGAGCATAATGTGCTCGGTAAGGACCGTGTGCATCTTATGCAGAAGGTTACAGACTACTTTGACCAGCATCTGAAAAACTAA
- a CDS encoding DUF4919 domain-containing protein: MIRILLLFLLLTGIAVQSQGKPSIAEIERNVQDSTSAFFYERLLFRFVSLPSLLSTEEGRHLYYGQYKGRKRNPAEAERAFFELVSANKCVEAITAGEQLLKTDAVNLEILGRLLQCYSKADKGNPQAPHRLAQFRILLDAALNSATGPADHKTYTVMNVVDGYILAATLGTDLMQFRRRSRSVPEGMLDNWKKGRKKISFLVIYSKE; encoded by the coding sequence ATGATCAGAATTTTGCTTTTGTTTTTACTGCTTACCGGAATTGCTGTGCAAAGCCAGGGAAAACCCTCAATAGCGGAAATTGAGCGTAATGTTCAGGATTCTACCTCCGCATTCTTCTATGAACGGTTGCTTTTTCGCTTCGTATCACTGCCGTCACTTTTAAGTACTGAGGAAGGCCGTCATCTTTACTATGGTCAGTACAAAGGAAGGAAAAGAAACCCTGCCGAAGCAGAAAGAGCCTTCTTTGAACTGGTTTCAGCCAATAAATGCGTTGAAGCCATTACCGCAGGTGAGCAACTGCTGAAAACGGACGCTGTGAATTTAGAAATCTTGGGCAGGCTTCTGCAGTGCTACAGCAAGGCGGACAAAGGAAATCCGCAGGCACCACACAGGCTGGCGCAGTTCCGTATCCTTCTGGATGCGGCTTTGAACAGTGCCACAGGACCAGCGGACCATAAAACCTATACCGTGATGAATGTGGTGGACGGATATATTTTAGCAGCCACTCTGGGTACAGATCTGATGCAGTTCCGGCGCCGCTCACGGTCCGTACCGGAAGGAATGCTGGACAACTGGAAGAAAGGCCGCAAAAAGATCTCATTTCTGGTAATCTATTCCAAAGAATGA
- a CDS encoding M3 family metallopeptidase: MNKISSLLLVSALTMTSACTTMKEKNTNVEAPAVDAALASNPFMTESKLQYQAPEFDKIKDEHFQPAFEYGLKQQLFEIQQIANNTDAPTFENTILALENSGEVLKRAAIVFFNFTSANTNPTLQKLEEEFAPKFAAQEDQIYLNDQLYKKLKAINISQLTGEDKRLAEYYIQKFEIAGADLSPENKAQLKKVNEELATLSTQFSSKLLEARKQGALIVSDAKELDGLSADEIAAAAADAKAAGHEGKYLLALQNTTQQPLLQNLKNRATREKLFKASWTRAEKGDANDTRSILEKQARLRLQKAQLLGKKSFAEWKLQDQMAPDPAAAMNLLAQLAAPAVETAKRESAEIQALIDKQKGGFTVAPWDWNFYAEQVRKAKYDLDENEIKPYFEVNTVLEKGVFYAAEQFYGITFKKRTDLPVYHPDVITYEVFDRDGKSLAIYYLDFYTRSNKSGGAWMGNFVDQSHALNQKPVITNVFNYQKPAPGKPSLISYDDVSTMFHEFGHTLHGLFANQKYVSVSGTNTPRDFVEFPSQINEFFALEPSVLKNYALHYQTKKPMPQSLVDKIKNASSFNQGYSTTELVSAATLDMNWHSVTDENQLQPTLEFEKNVLNKYGFNLPQVPPRYHSPYFAHIWGGGYSAGYYAYMWSDVLNAAAWDYIVKNGGMTRENGDRFREYILSVGNSVDLNKAFKDYTGKDPELNPLLRNKGFIK, encoded by the coding sequence ATGAATAAAATATCGAGTTTGTTGCTGGTTTCAGCATTAACCATGACCTCGGCATGTACTACCATGAAAGAAAAGAATACCAATGTGGAAGCGCCCGCAGTAGATGCGGCGCTGGCGTCCAATCCGTTTATGACAGAAAGTAAGCTTCAGTATCAGGCTCCTGAGTTTGATAAAATTAAGGATGAGCACTTTCAGCCGGCTTTTGAATATGGACTGAAGCAGCAGCTTTTTGAAATTCAGCAAATAGCGAACAATACCGATGCACCTACATTCGAAAATACGATCCTGGCGCTGGAGAACAGTGGTGAGGTACTGAAACGGGCCGCGATAGTCTTCTTTAACTTCACAAGTGCCAATACCAATCCCACACTGCAAAAACTGGAAGAGGAGTTTGCGCCAAAGTTTGCTGCTCAGGAAGATCAGATTTATCTGAACGATCAGCTTTATAAAAAACTGAAGGCAATAAATATTTCTCAACTTACCGGTGAGGATAAGCGCTTAGCGGAGTATTATATCCAGAAATTTGAAATTGCCGGAGCAGATCTTTCGCCTGAAAATAAAGCGCAACTGAAGAAGGTTAATGAAGAATTAGCTACACTGAGCACGCAGTTCAGCAGTAAATTGCTGGAAGCCAGAAAACAGGGTGCTTTGATTGTTTCAGATGCAAAAGAGCTGGACGGACTTTCAGCAGATGAAATCGCAGCTGCAGCAGCAGATGCCAAGGCTGCCGGCCATGAAGGAAAATATCTTCTCGCGCTTCAGAACACTACGCAGCAACCTCTTCTGCAAAACCTGAAGAACAGGGCCACACGCGAAAAGCTATTTAAAGCCTCGTGGACAAGGGCTGAAAAAGGTGATGCGAATGATACGCGGTCCATACTCGAAAAGCAGGCAAGGCTGAGACTTCAGAAGGCACAACTGTTAGGTAAAAAATCATTTGCCGAGTGGAAACTTCAGGACCAGATGGCACCCGACCCCGCAGCAGCTATGAACCTTCTGGCTCAATTGGCAGCGCCTGCTGTGGAAACTGCTAAACGTGAAAGTGCGGAAATTCAGGCGCTGATAGATAAGCAGAAAGGTGGATTTACGGTGGCTCCATGGGACTGGAATTTTTATGCAGAGCAGGTACGGAAGGCCAAATATGACCTGGATGAAAATGAAATTAAACCTTATTTTGAGGTGAATACCGTTCTGGAGAAAGGTGTTTTCTATGCTGCGGAACAATTCTATGGAATTACTTTTAAGAAAAGAACCGATCTGCCGGTTTATCATCCTGATGTAATAACGTATGAGGTTTTCGACCGTGACGGTAAGTCGCTGGCTATTTATTATCTGGATTTCTACACCCGAAGCAATAAAAGCGGTGGTGCCTGGATGGGCAATTTTGTAGATCAGTCGCATGCGCTGAACCAGAAGCCGGTTATAACCAACGTCTTCAATTACCAGAAACCTGCACCGGGTAAGCCGTCGCTTATTTCTTATGATGACGTATCCACGATGTTTCATGAGTTCGGACATACGCTGCACGGACTTTTTGCCAACCAGAAGTACGTTTCAGTTTCAGGAACCAATACACCCCGCGATTTTGTAGAGTTCCCTTCACAGATCAATGAGTTTTTTGCATTGGAGCCAAGCGTGCTGAAAAATTACGCACTGCATTATCAAACCAAAAAGCCAATGCCTCAATCATTAGTGGATAAAATTAAAAATGCATCTTCTTTCAATCAGGGATATTCAACCACTGAACTGGTATCGGCAGCTACGCTTGATATGAACTGGCACTCGGTAACCGATGAAAACCAACTGCAGCCAACTTTGGAATTCGAAAAGAATGTGTTGAACAAGTACGGCTTTAACCTTCCGCAAGTACCGCCAAGATACCATTCACCCTACTTTGCGCATATCTGGGGAGGAGGTTACTCCGCCGGCTATTATGCATATATGTGGAGTGATGTTCTGAATGCAGCCGCATGGGATTATATTGTAAAGAATGGCGGAATGACACGGGAAAACGGAGACCGTTTCCGCGAATACATTTTGTCTGTTGGAAATTCGGTGGACCTTAATAAAGCATTTAAAGATTATACAGGTAAGGACCCGGAACTTAATCCTTTACTCAGAAACAAAGGTTTCATCAAATAA
- a CDS encoding GIN domain-containing protein, translating to MKTIILPTVCMLLILTSCAKVTVEVPGINENTVSGNRNQKTYGYSFDKVKVSSGITAEIIKAENEKIVIEAPDKMMEKVKVTQNDGEVRIYIESSGIFKSITANGNVRATIYAKDFSALSADSGAEITVKDKFLQEKMSVAVSSSGSVNGNLEANDFNINASSGGEFTGQIWAVNLDAELSSGATVSTKGKVTNAEVSVSSGSSFEATKTSMQVADLNASSGGSIVGRVVTKATASASSGGSIQISKEAPDTEVNLKESSGGSISVSAD from the coding sequence ATGAAAACAATTATCCTTCCTACAGTATGTATGTTACTCATTCTCACTTCGTGCGCCAAAGTTACAGTAGAAGTACCGGGAATTAATGAAAATACAGTCTCCGGAAACAGGAACCAGAAAACGTACGGATATTCTTTTGACAAAGTAAAAGTATCCAGCGGTATCACTGCAGAAATTATAAAAGCGGAAAATGAAAAAATTGTTATTGAGGCTCCGGATAAAATGATGGAGAAAGTAAAAGTGACTCAAAACGATGGCGAAGTACGCATTTACATAGAATCCAGCGGGATATTCAAAAGTATAACGGCTAATGGGAATGTACGCGCCACCATCTACGCAAAAGATTTCTCGGCTTTAAGTGCAGATTCCGGCGCCGAGATCACGGTTAAGGATAAATTTCTTCAGGAGAAAATGTCAGTAGCGGTTTCCAGTTCAGGATCGGTAAACGGCAATCTGGAAGCCAACGATTTTAATATTAATGCGAGTTCCGGTGGAGAATTTACAGGGCAAATCTGGGCTGTAAACCTGGATGCAGAACTTAGTTCCGGAGCCACGGTAAGCACTAAAGGCAAAGTTACAAATGCAGAAGTTTCCGTAAGCTCGGGCAGCAGTTTCGAAGCCACGAAAACATCAATGCAGGTGGCTGACCTGAATGCCTCAAGCGGCGGAAGTATTGTTGGCAGGGTTGTTACAAAAGCAACCGCCAGTGCAAGCTCAGGCGGCAGTATTCAAATCAGCAAAGAGGCGCCGGATACCGAGGTAAACCTGAAGGAGAGCAGTGGTGGCAGCATCTCCGTTAGTGCTGATTAA
- a CDS encoding DUF6759 domain-containing protein, which produces MKKFLLLFTLLLFCALPAQKRMKDYSNILKSTNIYEIDAFLRDAHEDDPRRSVLKPRLMDMIRDYIKNAHPDDTRVKDMQEKLALLKRRPSTKISFAEMNANIKQKQIKFYQEALARAQRAAANPELGAQARIKVETPEVDRSFSVARSRSSAEASAIRAANKNTAGDVATTPSITSKSVTAEAIAAVNLEKEEFDLLMNPTVQEHKNQTVKILNALFDNDPTSKETSVMIKNNSDCDIIMRMEGTGNTKYRLAIPARSENTIVILKGQYLFSSLVCGAQYASQKTVQKAIMVTLGSSSQITSR; this is translated from the coding sequence ATGAAGAAGTTTTTACTCTTATTTACCTTGCTGCTGTTCTGTGCCCTGCCGGCGCAGAAAAGAATGAAGGATTACAGCAATATTTTGAAAAGCACCAACATTTACGAAATTGATGCTTTCCTTAGAGACGCGCACGAGGACGATCCCCGCCGTTCTGTACTGAAACCACGGCTTATGGATATGATCAGGGATTATATCAAGAATGCTCATCCGGATGATACCCGTGTAAAAGACATGCAGGAAAAACTGGCCTTACTTAAAAGAAGACCGTCCACGAAAATAAGTTTTGCCGAGATGAATGCGAATATCAAGCAAAAGCAGATTAAATTCTACCAGGAAGCACTTGCACGGGCACAGCGGGCTGCTGCAAATCCGGAGCTGGGTGCACAGGCCAGGATAAAGGTAGAAACTCCTGAGGTTGACCGAAGCTTCTCCGTGGCCAGGTCGCGCAGCTCTGCAGAAGCATCTGCCATACGTGCGGCTAACAAAAACACAGCCGGAGATGTAGCAACCACTCCAAGCATTACCTCCAAAAGTGTTACCGCCGAGGCGATAGCTGCCGTCAATTTGGAAAAAGAGGAGTTCGATTTATTAATGAATCCCACCGTACAGGAACATAAAAACCAAACGGTTAAGATTCTTAATGCGCTTTTCGACAACGACCCTACGAGTAAAGAAACCAGTGTAATGATAAAGAACAATTCTGACTGCGATATCATCATGAGAATGGAAGGCACAGGAAATACAAAGTACAGACTGGCTATCCCTGCACGAAGTGAAAATACAATTGTAATCCTGAAAGGACAGTACCTGTTCTCCAGTTTGGTCTGTGGAGCCCAATATGCATCGCAAAAAACCGTACAAAAGGCAATAATGGTAACCTTGGGGAGTTCTTCGCAAATCACAAGCAGGTAA